In bacterium, a genomic segment contains:
- a CDS encoding PEP-CTERM sorting domain-containing protein (PEP-CTERM proteins occur, often in large numbers, in the proteomes of bacteria that also encode an exosortase, a predicted intramembrane cysteine proteinase. The presence of a PEP-CTERM domain at a protein's C-terminus predicts cleavage within the sorting domain, followed by covalent anchoring to some some component of the (usually Gram-negative) cell surface. Many PEP-CTERM proteins exhibit an unusual sequence composition that includes large numbers of potential glycosylation sites. Expression of one such protein has been shown restore the ability of a bacterium to form floc, a type of biofilm.), producing the protein MSKLIQAVVLLSASLAPLAALAGTPPPTTGGGGTGIVAGVPEPASAAVFAAGAALVVIALRRRS; encoded by the coding sequence ATGAGCAAGTTGATTCAGGCTGTAGTTCTCCTGTCCGCTTCCTTGGCGCCTTTGGCTGCCTTGGCCGGGACTCCGCCGCCCACGACCGGTGGGGGAGGGACCGGGATCGTTGCCGGAGTTCCCGAGCCGGCCAGTGCTGCAGTCTTCGCAGCTGGCGCTGCCCTCGTTGTAATCGCACTGCGCAGGCGCAGCTAG
- the lnt gene encoding apolipoprotein N-acyltransferase: MGAGALGSGALLALLFPPFDLWWLAPLVLLPILSVLARTNRPLAGATLGLLFGVGMGLACCAWLFPTLTAEFHVARKVALVVAVASVASTICPFAVFGGLTVWMDRPGRISWLSPCLAWGAAEWLRVLGIFPWMRLGDALAGREVWMQPAAVGGVALLSFGIVATNALLYEAVLGRRTRALLAAVLLVAGWGAFGASRLALHPLDDTALRVGLVQVATPQNERWMEGSWERNLERQLRLSEQAQAEGARLIVWSETAIDTIPQQIPDLADRLGRRLEADLVTGLLLERPDGRLTNSVAAFDSDGRRLGHYDKRILVPLVEELPDWVEERPRLRRRLRRLAADASYAQGESSAPLDAGGFRLGALVCYEAMFPELSRDAVDLGAEILVNVSNDAFFPPRAAAQHAVMGLMRSVELGRPFLRASNRGPGFVVDAAGRILARVGAAEQTARVVELDPTGIDTLYTRGGHGFDEALFAAALLGCVVLRRRTAAT; encoded by the coding sequence TTGGGAGCGGGCGCTCTCGGCTCCGGTGCCTTGCTGGCGCTTCTCTTCCCGCCCTTCGACCTGTGGTGGCTGGCGCCGCTGGTCTTGCTGCCCATTCTGTCCGTGCTTGCGCGCACGAATCGGCCTCTCGCCGGAGCGACACTCGGACTGTTGTTCGGCGTCGGGATGGGACTCGCTTGCTGCGCCTGGCTCTTCCCGACGCTCACCGCCGAATTCCACGTCGCCCGCAAGGTCGCCCTGGTTGTCGCTGTCGCATCGGTGGCATCGACGATCTGTCCGTTTGCCGTGTTCGGCGGATTGACCGTTTGGATGGATCGCCCCGGCCGAATCTCGTGGCTCTCGCCGTGCCTGGCCTGGGGAGCCGCCGAGTGGCTTCGGGTCCTCGGCATCTTCCCGTGGATGCGGCTCGGTGACGCATTGGCCGGGCGGGAAGTATGGATGCAACCAGCCGCGGTGGGCGGTGTGGCGCTGCTTTCGTTTGGCATCGTCGCAACGAACGCGTTGTTGTACGAAGCCGTCCTGGGCCGTCGCACCCGAGCGCTCCTCGCAGCAGTGCTGCTCGTCGCCGGGTGGGGAGCCTTCGGTGCAAGCCGGCTGGCGCTCCACCCATTGGACGACACGGCGCTCAGGGTCGGACTCGTGCAGGTGGCAACACCCCAAAACGAGCGTTGGATGGAGGGTAGCTGGGAACGAAATCTGGAGCGTCAGCTCCGCCTCAGTGAGCAAGCGCAAGCCGAGGGAGCGCGGCTCATCGTCTGGAGCGAGACGGCAATCGACACCATTCCGCAGCAGATACCGGATCTGGCAGACCGTCTGGGACGCCGACTCGAGGCGGATCTCGTCACCGGGCTCCTGCTCGAGCGCCCGGACGGGCGCCTCACCAACAGCGTGGCGGCGTTCGATTCCGACGGCCGGCGGCTCGGTCACTACGACAAGAGGATTCTCGTCCCCCTGGTGGAGGAACTTCCCGATTGGGTCGAAGAACGGCCCCGGCTGCGTCGACGTCTGCGCCGTCTGGCCGCGGATGCTTCCTATGCGCAAGGCGAGAGCTCGGCCCCCCTCGATGCGGGGGGCTTCCGTCTCGGCGCGCTCGTTTGTTACGAAGCGATGTTTCCAGAACTCAGCCGCGACGCGGTGGACCTCGGAGCGGAAATTCTCGTGAACGTCTCGAACGACGCGTTCTTCCCCCCGCGCGCCGCCGCCCAGCACGCGGTCATGGGTTTGATGCGCAGTGTGGAACTGGGCCGTCCCTTCTTGCGCGCCTCGAACCGCGGCCCTGGCTTCGTCGTCGATGCCGCTGGCCGCATCCTCGCGCGGGTCGGCGCTGCGGAGCAGACGGCACGCGTCGTCGAACTAGACCCGACGGGCATCGACACGCTCTACACCCGGGGAGGGCATGGCTTCGATGAGGC